TCGCCTCGACCTCGAACCGCAACTTCGAGGGGCGCCAGGGCCGCGGCGCCCGCAGCCACCTCGTCAGCCCCGAGATGGCCGCCGCCGCGGCGATCGCCGGCCACTTCGTCGACATCCGCGACTGGAACTAGGAGTCAGAGCAATGGACGCCATCGAGACGATCACCGGTCCGACGACCGTGCTGATGCGCGATGACATCGACACCGATCAGATCATCCCCGCGCGCTACATGAAGCGGATCGAGCGCACGGGCTTCGGCGAGTTCTGCTTCCACGAGTGGCGGGCGAAGGGGGTCGACATCCCGCCGAACCCGATCCTCGTCACCGGCGTGAACTTCGGCTGCGGCTCCTCGCGCGAGCACGCGCCGTGGGCCCTGAAGGACTACGGGTTCCAGGCGATCGTCGCGGTCAACTTCGCCGACATCTTCCGCAACAACTGCACCAAGAACGGCGTGCTGCCCGTCGAGCTCAGCCGCGAGGAGGTCGACGCGATCGCCGCCGCCGGCCACGCTCAGGTCGACCTCGCCGCCCAGGAGGTCCGCTGGGACGGCGGCTCGGCGACCTTCGACATCGACCCCGAGATCAAGCACCGCCTCCTCAACGGCCTCGACGACATCAGCCTGACGCTGCAGCAGGTCGACCTCATCGACACCTACGAAGCCGACCGCCAGCGGTCGGGCCCGGACACGAAGGCGCTCGCCTCGGCCTAGCCGCACCGCAAGTTCTGCTCCTCCTGCTCGTTGCAGCTCCTGCACCACCGCAACGCAAACCAGCAGGAGGAGAGAAGCCTTGTCCCGACGTCTTCTGGCGACCGCTGCCACGGTTGCCGCGATGGCGATCGCGCCGTCCGCAGCGTCCGCGTGGGCGCCCGCATCGACCGCTCCCGTCCATCCCGGTGTCCAGACGTTCACCGCTGGCGCGCAGTGCACGGCGAACTTCGTGTTCACCAACGGATCCGACACCTACCTCGGCCAGGCCGCGCACTGCTCCGGCACGGGCAGCTCGACCGACACCAACGGCTGCACGTCGGCATCGCTGCCCATCGGCACCGACGTCGACGTCACCGGCGCCAGGGTCGAGGGCAAGTTGGCCTACAACTCGTGGCTGTCGATGCAGTCGTCGGGCACGACCGACGGCGAGACGTGCCAGTACAACGACCTCGCGCTGATCAAGCTCGACCCGTCCGACGTGGCCAACACGAACCCGTCGATCCCGAAGTGGGGCGGACCGACCGGCGTCGGCACCGCCGCGGCGCTCGACGACGTGTACTCCTACGGGAACTCCGAGCTGCGCCAGGGCATCACGCAGCTCAGCCCCAAGCGCGGCAAGGTCGTGCAGGTCAGCGCTGGCGGCTGGTCCTACAGCCTCTACACGCTGACCCCCGGCATCCCCGGCGACTCGGGCTCCGCGTTCCTCAACGGCGACGGCCGGGCGCTCGGCATCCTCAGCACGGTGGCGATCGCGCCGCTGCCGCTGTCCAACGGCGTCGGCGACATCGGCAGGGAGATCGCGTACGCCCGCGCCCACGGGTTCCCGGACCTCACGCTCGTCAACGGCACCGAGGCGTTCAGGGGCGGGCTTCCCTTCTAGGCCGCAGCACCGCACCGCAGGTCATCTGACGGGGCGCCGCGTATATCGTGGCGCCCCGCATGGCCACTCGCATCGTCACCCTCCCCGCCGACGGCATCGGGCCCGAGATCCTCGCGCCCGCCGTCGACATCCTGAAGCGCTTCGTCGCCGACGTCGAGATCGAGGAGCACGTCTTCGGCGGCGCCTCCATCGACGCGCACGGCACGGCCCTCACCGACGAGACGCTCGCCGCCGCGAAGTCCGCGGACGCCGTCCTCCTCGCCGCCGTCGGCGGCCCCAAGTGGGACACCACGGACCCCAACAGGCCACGCCCCGAGCAGGGCCTGCTCGGCCTGCGCAAGGGCCTGCAGCTCTACTCGAACCTGCGCCCGGTCCGCCCGCTGCCCGCGCTCTACGACGCGAGCCCGCTGCGCCGCGAGATCATCGAGGGCACCGACCTGCTGGTCGTCCGCGAGCTCACCGGCGGCATCTACTTCGGCGAGAAGACCCGCACGCAGGACTCCGCGAGCGACCTCAACATCTACTCGCGCGAGGAGATCGAGCGGATCGCCCGCTCCGCCTTCCAGGCCGCGCGCACGAAGGTCACGAGCGTCGACAAGGCCAACGTCCTGGAGGTCTCCCGCCTCTGGCGCGAGGTCGTCATCGACGTCCACCAGCGCGAGTTCAGCCACATCCCGCTCGAGCACGTCCTGGTCGACAACGCGGCGATGCAGCTCGTCAGCAACCCCACGTCCTTCGACGTCATCGTCACCGACAACATGTTCGGCGACATCCTCTCCGACGAGGCCGCGATGCTCACCGGCTCGATCGGGATGCTCCCGTCTGCGTCGGTCGGCAACCCCGACGGCCCCGGCCTGTTCGAGCCCGTCCACGGCTCGGCGCCGGACATCGCCGGCCAGGGGATCGCCAACCCGCTTGCGATGTTCCTGTCGACCGCGATGCTGCTCCGGCACGGCCTGAACTTGGATTCCGAGGCCAGCACCCTAGAATCGGCCGTGGACCAGGCGCTCGACAACGGGCTCCGGACCCGGGACCTCGGTGGGACGGCGAGCACCGCAGAGGCCACGCAGGCCGTGCTCGCCGCGCTGTAAGGAGAAGCTGAGCTGTGCAGACCGCGGACCTCATCTGGATGAACGGCGACTTCGTCGCCTGGGAGGACGCCAAGGTCCACGTGCTCACGCACGGACTCCACTACGGCACGGGCGTCTTCGAGGGCGTGCGCTGCTACGACACCGAGTCGCACGGCCCGGCGGTCTTCCGTCACCAGGAGCACGTCAACCGCCTGTTCCAGTCGGCGTCCATGTACTACATGGACATCCCGTTCACCGCCGAGCAGCTGCGCGACTCCACGCTGGAGCTGATCGGCCGCAACCGCCTGCGCTCCTGCTACATCCGCCCGCTGGTCTACCGCGGCTACGGGACGATGGGCCTGTTCCCGCTGGAGGCGCCGGTCGACGTGTCGATCGCCGTCTGGGAGTGGGGCAGCTACCTCGGCGACGAGGGCAAGGCCAACGGCATCCGCGCGCGCGTCTCGTCGTGGCGCCGGATCTCGCCGGACTCGCTGATCCCCCAGGCCAAGGCGACCGGCCAGTACCTCAACTCGATCCTGGCGAAGGTCGAGGCGCACAAGTCCGGCTACGAGGAGGCGATCCTCCTCGACGACCACGGCTACGTGTGCGAGGGCACAGGCGAGAACCTCTTCATCGTCCGCGACGGCAAGATCTACACGCCGCCGCTGAGCAGCTCGCTGCTCGACGGGATCAACCGCAGGTCGGTGATCCAGATCGCTCAGGATCTCGGCTTCGAGGTCATCGAGCGCCAGCTCGCGCGCGCCGAGCTGTACCTGGCCGACGAGCTGTACTGCACCGGCACCGCCGCCGAGCTGACGCCGATCCGCGAGGTCGACGACCACACGATCGGCACCGGCCGCCCGGGCGAGGTCACGCGCGCGGTGCAGACCGCGTTCGAGGACGCGCTGCACGGCCGCTCCGACCGCTACGCGCACTGGCTGGACCCGGTTCCCGCGCACCACTTCTCCGAGGTCGCTGCTTCCTGATGCTGGGGGCGGGTCGGCGAATTCGCTAGCGGCACGCCACGTGCCCCGGGGTTCCCGGGGGCGCGCCGTGCCGCGTTCAGCGCGTTCCCGACCTGCTAGACCACCATCAAGGACATCAGCATGACCCCGAAGAAGATCGAGACCTACGACGCCACCCTGCGCGACGGCATGCAGGGCGAGGGCATGTCCCTCACTGCCGCCGAGAAGGTGCGCGTCGTCCGCAAGCTGGACGAGCTCGGCGTCGACCTCATCGAGGCCGGCTTCCCCGGCTCCAACCCCAAGGACCTGGAGCTGTTCGAGCTGCTCGCGGGCGAGCAGCTGACGCACTCCCAGATCGCCGCGTTCGGGATGACGCGCCGGCGCGACGTCGCCGCCGAGGACGACCCGGCGCTGCAGATCCTGGCGGAGTGCTTCGCGCCGGTCTGCACGATCGTCGGCAAGACGTGGCGGCTGCACCTGGAGAAGGTGGTGCGCGTCACGCCCGAGGAGAACCTGGAGCTGATCCGGGACTCCGTCGCGTTCCTGGTCGGTGCGGGCAAGCGCGTGATCTACGACGCCGAGCACTTCTTCGACTCGTTCCGTGAGGACCCCGAGTACAGCGTCGCCTGCCTGCGCGCCGCGGCGGTCGCGGGCGCCGAGCGCGTCGTGCTGTGCGACACCAACGGGTCGTCGCTGCCGCACCAGATCGGCGCGGCGACGCGCGCGGTGCGCGAGCAGCTGGGCTCCGAGATCCTGGTGGGCATCCACTGCCACAACGACATGGAGGTCGCGGTCGCCAACTCGCTGGCCGCCGTGGCCGAGGGCGCGACGCAGGTCCAGGGCACGATGAACGGCATCGGCGAGCGGACCGGCAACGCCAACCTGGTGACGTTGATCGCCAACCTCCAGGTGCCGTTGGGCTATGACTTGATCGGGGCCGAGCGGCTGACGAGGCTGACCGAGATCGCGCACTTCGTCGACGAGCTGCTCAACCAGAACCCGGACCCGGCCGCGGCGTGGGTCGGGCGCAGCGCGTTCGCGCACAAGGGCGGGCTGCACGTGGCGGGCGTCCGGGCGGACGCGTCGACCTTCGAGCACAACGCGCCGGAGCTCGTGGGCAACGAGCGCGAGTTGTTGGTGTCCGAGCTCGCGGGCAAGCACACCATCTTGGAAAAGGCGTCCGCCGCGGGGATCGCGATGGACGACGCGGCCGCGGCACGGGTCGTCGAGCGCGTCAAGGATCTCGAGCACCAGGGCTATCAGTACGAGGCGGCCGACGGGTCGTTCGAGCTGCTGCTGCGCCAGGAGGCCGGCGACTACGAGCCGCTGTTCCGGCTGGAGTCCTGGCGGGTGATCGTCGAGCAGCGCGCCGACGGGAAGGTCGAGACCGAGGCGACCGTGAAGGTCTGGCTCGACGGCGAGCGCTACGTGCAGACCGCGGAGGGCAACGGCCCGGTCAACGCGCTGGACGCCGCGCTGCGCGCCGCGATCGTGCAGGTCCACCCGCACCTGGCGTCGGTCGAGTTGGTGAACTTCAAGGTCCGGATCCTGGACGAGGCGCACGGGACCGACGCGGTCACGCGGGTGTTCATCGATGCTTCGGATGGGTCGGCGGTCTGGGGTTCGACGGGCGTGCACGAGAACGTGATCGCGGCGTCGTGGCAGGCGTTGGTCGACTCGCTCGCGTTCGCGGAGCAGGGCGCCGCGCGGCGGCGCAGGAGCGGGGCGGAGGCGCCGTCGTGAGCGCCGACTCGCGCGAGGAGCTCGACGTGATCCCGATCGCCAAGCCGGTGATCGGGCCCGAGGAGGAGGCCGCGGTCCTCGAGGTGCTGCGGTCCGGGTTCCTGTCTTTGGGACCGCGGGTGCCGGAGTTCGAGCGCCTGTTCGCCGAGCACATCGGCGCGACGTGCGCTTCGGCCGTGTCGTCCGGGACGACCGCGCTGCATCTGGCGATGCGCGCGGTCGGGGTGACCGACGGGACCGAGGTGATCACCTCGCCGTTCACGTTCGTGGCGAGCGCGAACGCGGCCGTCTACGAGCGCGCCAAGCCGGTGTTCGCCGACATCGACCCGGTGACGTTGAACCTGGATCCGGAGGCGGCGCGGGCGGCGATCACCGACCGCACCGCCGCGATCGAGCCGGTGCACATCTTCGGCTACCCGGCCGACCTGCCGGCGTTCGAGGCGATGGGGTTGCCGATCGTCGAGGACGCCGCCGAGGGCCTCGGCGCGCAGCACTACGACGGCCCGATGGTCGGCGCGCGTGGGAATCCGGCGATCTTCGGGTTCTACCCCAACAAGCAGCTCGCGACCGGCGAGGGCGGGATGCTCACGATGGGCGATCCCGACATGAAGGTCATGGTCGACTCCGAGCGCAACCAGGGCCGGGCGCCCAACATGGACTGGCTCGACCATGATCGCTTGGGCTTCAACTACCGCCTGAGCGACATCGCCTGCGCGGTCGGCATTGCGCAGATGGGCCGGCTGGACGCCATGCTCGCCGCCCGGGCGCAGGTGGCCGCGTGGTACTACGAAGCGCTCGCGGATCTTGAGCAGGAGCGCGGGTTGCAGCTGCCCTGCCGCGACGGCGCGCGCCACGAGGGCGACAAGCGCGGCTGGTTCGTCTTCACGATCCAGGTGCCCCGCGACGGGCCAACCCGCGACGACGTCATCAACGCACTGCGGTCGCAGGGAGTCTCGGCCAAGCCCTACCTGCCCGCCGTCCACCTGATGTCCTACTACCAGGACACCTTCGGCTACCGCGAAGGCCAGTTCCCCATCACCGAAGACATCGCCTCCCGCTCGCTGGCGCTGCCCTTCTTCCCGCAGATGACCCAGTCCCAGGTAGAGCGCGTAGCAACGACGCTCACCACCATCCTGACCTGATCGGCACACACGGCCCCGAGCGCCCGCGCCACCGCGGGCGCTCGCGTCCGCGGCCGTTCCCACGGTCCCGCCACCAATCTCCAACCCGCGGCACTCCCACCGTCGACGTTTCAGGCCGTCCTCCGCCGCAGCAGCGCGTCTCTCGCGACACACGGCGACCAAGCCCCGGGCACCGCGAACTTCCCGTCCGCGGTTGTCGCACCTGGCCCCGCGGACGCCGTGGCAACCGATCTCACTTGCCACGACACTCCCACCGTCGGTGTTCTCGCCGTCACCCACTGCGGCAGCGCGTTTCTCGCTCCACGCGGTCCCGTCGCTCCGGAGCTCCCGGCGTCGGTGTCCGCGACCGTCGTCGCGGCTTCGCCAGCGCCCCGGCAACCGATGTCTCTCGTCGCGGTGCCGTCGCCGTCTCCGTCACCACCGCGCGTTCCGCTCCGCGCGATCGCGCGCGGCGGAAGCGCGCGGACGGTGGACACCAACCTCAACGGTGCATTTGGGCTCCCTGCGAACCCAAATGCACCGTTGACCCGCGCGCCTCGCGGACATCCTGGCCTGACGGCGCTCGCGGAGCGTGGGAGCATGCCGCGGCATGTCGGCCGGCAGCAGAGCGCAGAGCGAGCAGGAGGCTCGGCGCCGCGCTCGGTGGACCGGTGCGGTCGGCTTCGCCGGGATGCTGGGGCTGCCGATCCTGCTGTGGCACAACGTCGTCGCCGGCATCGCCGCCGAGTTCCACCCGGATCCGCGGTACCTGATCGCCGGCTGGGCGCCGTGGTCGCTGATGGCCGGTGGCCTCGTCTGCCTGCTCGTCGCCGCGGTCGTCGACCATCGCGAGCGCGACCATCGCTTCTACGGCACCGGCTCCCGCGCCTGGGTCGGCTGGGGCCTGTCGCTCTACATCCTCGGCTTCGCGCTGGCGACCCAGGTCGCCCAGATCGCGCAGTCGCTCGGTCGCACCTAGGAGGCCAGCCGGAGCCGTTCGCCGCGGTGTGGCGGCCGCCCCGCGGCGCAGGGGGTCACCCGGCCGCTTGCGAAGGCCACCAGCATTTGCGGCGCGGCCGGGCGACCCCCTGCATCCACGGGTGCGGGCGCCACACCACGCCGTCGGCCTCCGGCTGACCTCCATAGACTCCGGCGCGATGTCGCGCTTCGCCGAACCGCAGGATCCCGCGTTCCGGGAGATGAACACGTCGCTGGGCTTCGACCAGCGCTTGTGGCCGCATGACGTCGCGCAGTCGCGCGCGCACGCGAAGATGCTCTCCGCGCAGGGGATCATCGAGGACGCCGACCGGGACGCGATCCTCACCGGCCTGGACCACGTTGAAGGGGAACTTCGCGACGGGACGTTCCCGTTCGAGCCCGACGACGAGGACATCCACATGGCCGTCGAGCGGCGGCTGACCGAGATCGCCGGGCGCCCCGGCGGCAAGCTGCACACGGCGCGGTCGCGCAACGACCAGGTCGTCACCGACGTCACGATGTTCACCCGCGACGCGGCGCGCCAAGCCCAGGCGATGCTCGACACCTACATGTCGACGCTCGTCGAGACCGCCGAACGCCACCTCGACTGGGCGCTCCCCGGCTACACGCACCTCCAGCGCGCCCAGCCGGTCTACCTCTCGCACCACCTGCTCGCCTGGTTCTGGATGGCCGCCCGCGACCGCGCGCGCTTCGCCGCCGTCGAGCGCGCGTGCTCGGTCATGCCGCTCGGCGCCGGCGCGCTGGCGGGCGTGAACTTCGACACCGACCGCCGCGCCGTCGCGCGCGACCTCGGCTTCACCGACGTCACGCCCAACTCGGTCGACTCGGTCGCCAACCGCGACTTCATCCTGGACTACCTCAGCGCCGCCGCGACCTGCGCGACGCACCTCTCGCGCCTCGGCGCCGAGATCGTCCTGTGGTCCTCGAGCGAGTTCGGGTTCCTGGTCCTGCCCGACGCCTGGTCGTCGGGCTCCTCGATCATGCCCCAGAAGAAGAACCCGGACGCGGGCGAGCTGCTGCGCGGCAAGGCGCCCCGGATCGTCGGCCACCTGCAGGCCCTGCACGGCGTGATGCACGCCCTGCCGTTGACCTACAACAAGGACCTGCAGGAGGACAAGGAGCACCTGTTCGACTCCGTCGACACGCTGCGCCTGTGCCTCGCCGCCGCCACCGGGATGGTCGCCGGCGCGCGCTTCGACCGCGAGCGCATGGCGCAAGCCGCCTCCGACGAGCTGATCGCCGCGACCGACCTCGCCGACCTCCTGGTCAAGCAGGGCACGCCGTTCCGCGAGTCGCACGGCGTGATCGCCGGGCTCGTCCGCGAGTCCGTGGAGTCCGGCAAGTCGCTGGCCGACGTCGCGGTCCCCGCGCTGGGCGAGGACGCGCGCGCGGTGCTGGCGCAGTCGTCGTGGCTGGAGTCCAAGGCGTCGGAGGGCGGGACCGCGCTGGCGCGCGTGCGCGAGCAGCTCGACCTGGCACGCAGCGTGCTCTCCGGGGCGACCCCGGTCCCGGGCGCCTAGCGGCGCGTGGCGCTCCCGGCCGCGTTCTACGACCGCCCGGTCCTGGAGGTCGCCCAGGACCTCGTCGGCTGCGTGCTCGAGTACGACGGCTGCGCGGGTGTGATCGTCGAGACCGAGGCCTACCACCACAGCGAGCCCGCGGCGCACTCCTACGTCGGGCTGACCGCGCGCACGTCGGTGCTCTTCAGCGATCCGGGCAAGGCCTACATCTACCGCTCGTACGGGATCCACGCGCTGATCAACGCGGTCTGCGAGCACCGCGAGGTCGGCGCCGCCGTCCTGATCCGAGCGCTGGAGCCGCTGGAGGGGATCGAGGTCATGCGCGAGCGCCGCGGCGTGGCGCGCGACGTCGACCTCTGCAACGGCCCGGGCAAGCTCACGCAGGCGCTCGGGATCGACCTCGACCTCAACGACACGACGCTCTACGAGGGGCCGGTCCTGATCCACGACCGCGAGCCGGACTGGCGCGACGTCGCGCTGATCCCCGGACCGCGCATCGGGATCACCAAGGCGGTCGACCTGCCGTGGCGCTTCAGCGCCGCGGGGTCCCGCTACGTGTCGCGCCCGTGGCCACCGGGCCTGCGCGACACCCTCAAGAAGACCAGCTAGCCCGCGCCGGTCCCGCCGGTGGCCCCGGTCCCGCCGGTGCCTCCGGTCGTGCCGCCACCACCGCCCGCGCCCGTGTCGCCGCCGCCCGTCGTCGGCGCCGGCGTCGTCGTCTGCTGCTGGGCGGGCGGCGTGGGCGTGGTCGTCGCGGGCGTCACGGGCGTCTGCTGGGCCGGCGGCGTGGTCGTCCTCGGCGTCGTCTGCACCGGCGCCTGGCTGGACCCGTCGGTCCCGCCGGTCGATCCGCCCGTCGTGCCCGAGCCCTGCGGCGCGGCGCCCTCGCGCGGGACCGCCGTCGGCGACACCGCGGTCGTCGACGGCACCGTCGACGAGGCCTGCAGCGGCGGCAGCCCGGCCCTCGCGCGCTCGTCGTTCTTGCGCGTGAGGAGCACCGCGTTGGCCCCGAGCACGAAGCTCCTCCAGATCATCGCCGGGTACGTGCCGCCGGTGACGTCGCCGCCCTGGAACTCCGTGGTCATCGGCCTGAACCCCTGCGGGTAGCCGACCCACAC
The sequence above is a segment of the Conexibacter woesei Iso977N genome. Coding sequences within it:
- a CDS encoding branched-chain amino acid transaminase produces the protein MQTADLIWMNGDFVAWEDAKVHVLTHGLHYGTGVFEGVRCYDTESHGPAVFRHQEHVNRLFQSASMYYMDIPFTAEQLRDSTLELIGRNRLRSCYIRPLVYRGYGTMGLFPLEAPVDVSIAVWEWGSYLGDEGKANGIRARVSSWRRISPDSLIPQAKATGQYLNSILAKVEAHKSGYEEAILLDDHGYVCEGTGENLFIVRDGKIYTPPLSSSLLDGINRRSVIQIAQDLGFEVIERQLARAELYLADELYCTGTAAELTPIREVDDHTIGTGRPGEVTRAVQTAFEDALHGRSDRYAHWLDPVPAHHFSEVAAS
- a CDS encoding DegT/DnrJ/EryC1/StrS family aminotransferase, giving the protein MSADSREELDVIPIAKPVIGPEEEAAVLEVLRSGFLSLGPRVPEFERLFAEHIGATCASAVSSGTTALHLAMRAVGVTDGTEVITSPFTFVASANAAVYERAKPVFADIDPVTLNLDPEAARAAITDRTAAIEPVHIFGYPADLPAFEAMGLPIVEDAAEGLGAQHYDGPMVGARGNPAIFGFYPNKQLATGEGGMLTMGDPDMKVMVDSERNQGRAPNMDWLDHDRLGFNYRLSDIACAVGIAQMGRLDAMLAARAQVAAWYYEALADLEQERGLQLPCRDGARHEGDKRGWFVFTIQVPRDGPTRDDVINALRSQGVSAKPYLPAVHLMSYYQDTFGYREGQFPITEDIASRSLALPFFPQMTQSQVERVATTLTTILT
- the leuB gene encoding 3-isopropylmalate dehydrogenase, translating into MATRIVTLPADGIGPEILAPAVDILKRFVADVEIEEHVFGGASIDAHGTALTDETLAAAKSADAVLLAAVGGPKWDTTDPNRPRPEQGLLGLRKGLQLYSNLRPVRPLPALYDASPLRREIIEGTDLLVVRELTGGIYFGEKTRTQDSASDLNIYSREEIERIARSAFQAARTKVTSVDKANVLEVSRLWREVVIDVHQREFSHIPLEHVLVDNAAMQLVSNPTSFDVIVTDNMFGDILSDEAAMLTGSIGMLPSASVGNPDGPGLFEPVHGSAPDIAGQGIANPLAMFLSTAMLLRHGLNLDSEASTLESAVDQALDNGLRTRDLGGTASTAEATQAVLAAL
- a CDS encoding trypsin-like peptidase domain-containing protein encodes the protein MSRRLLATAATVAAMAIAPSAASAWAPASTAPVHPGVQTFTAGAQCTANFVFTNGSDTYLGQAAHCSGTGSSTDTNGCTSASLPIGTDVDVTGARVEGKLAYNSWLSMQSSGTTDGETCQYNDLALIKLDPSDVANTNPSIPKWGGPTGVGTAAALDDVYSYGNSELRQGITQLSPKRGKVVQVSAGGWSYSLYTLTPGIPGDSGSAFLNGDGRALGILSTVAIAPLPLSNGVGDIGREIAYARAHGFPDLTLVNGTEAFRGGLPF
- a CDS encoding DNA-3-methyladenine glycosylase, with protein sequence MALPAAFYDRPVLEVAQDLVGCVLEYDGCAGVIVETEAYHHSEPAAHSYVGLTARTSVLFSDPGKAYIYRSYGIHALINAVCEHREVGAAVLIRALEPLEGIEVMRERRGVARDVDLCNGPGKLTQALGIDLDLNDTTLYEGPVLIHDREPDWRDVALIPGPRIGITKAVDLPWRFSAAGSRYVSRPWPPGLRDTLKKTS
- the cimA gene encoding citramalate synthase — translated: MTPKKIETYDATLRDGMQGEGMSLTAAEKVRVVRKLDELGVDLIEAGFPGSNPKDLELFELLAGEQLTHSQIAAFGMTRRRDVAAEDDPALQILAECFAPVCTIVGKTWRLHLEKVVRVTPEENLELIRDSVAFLVGAGKRVIYDAEHFFDSFREDPEYSVACLRAAAVAGAERVVLCDTNGSSLPHQIGAATRAVREQLGSEILVGIHCHNDMEVAVANSLAAVAEGATQVQGTMNGIGERTGNANLVTLIANLQVPLGYDLIGAERLTRLTEIAHFVDELLNQNPDPAAAWVGRSAFAHKGGLHVAGVRADASTFEHNAPELVGNERELLVSELAGKHTILEKASAAGIAMDDAAAARVVERVKDLEHQGYQYEAADGSFELLLRQEAGDYEPLFRLESWRVIVEQRADGKVETEATVKVWLDGERYVQTAEGNGPVNALDAALRAAIVQVHPHLASVELVNFKVRILDEAHGTDAVTRVFIDASDGSAVWGSTGVHENVIAASWQALVDSLAFAEQGAARRRRSGAEAPS
- the leuD gene encoding 3-isopropylmalate dehydratase small subunit, whose amino-acid sequence is MDAIETITGPTTVLMRDDIDTDQIIPARYMKRIERTGFGEFCFHEWRAKGVDIPPNPILVTGVNFGCGSSREHAPWALKDYGFQAIVAVNFADIFRNNCTKNGVLPVELSREEVDAIAAAGHAQVDLAAQEVRWDGGSATFDIDPEIKHRLLNGLDDISLTLQQVDLIDTYEADRQRSGPDTKALASA
- the argH gene encoding argininosuccinate lyase; its protein translation is MSRFAEPQDPAFREMNTSLGFDQRLWPHDVAQSRAHAKMLSAQGIIEDADRDAILTGLDHVEGELRDGTFPFEPDDEDIHMAVERRLTEIAGRPGGKLHTARSRNDQVVTDVTMFTRDAARQAQAMLDTYMSTLVETAERHLDWALPGYTHLQRAQPVYLSHHLLAWFWMAARDRARFAAVERACSVMPLGAGALAGVNFDTDRRAVARDLGFTDVTPNSVDSVANRDFILDYLSAAATCATHLSRLGAEIVLWSSSEFGFLVLPDAWSSGSSIMPQKKNPDAGELLRGKAPRIVGHLQALHGVMHALPLTYNKDLQEDKEHLFDSVDTLRLCLAAATGMVAGARFDRERMAQAASDELIAATDLADLLVKQGTPFRESHGVIAGLVRESVESGKSLADVAVPALGEDARAVLAQSSWLESKASEGGTALARVREQLDLARSVLSGATPVPGA